A window of Candidatus Peribacteraceae bacterium genomic DNA:
CAGCGGCAGGATTCCGCCGCCCGCAAGGATTTCTTCCTCTACATCGACGAGTTCCAGAACTTCGTCACGCCGTCCATCGAATCCATCCTCTCCGAGGCACGGAAGTACCGCCTGGGGCTTATCCTCGCGCACCAGTACCTGGACCAGTTGGAAAAGGACAGCAAGCTGAGCGGCAACGTGAGCCTCAAGGGCGCCGTGTTCGGCAACGTGGGCACCATGATGTTCTACAAGATCGGCCCGCAGGACGCGGAAGTGTGCGCCAAGGAAATGGCGCCGGTGTTCAGCGAGCAGGACCTGGTAAACATGGACGCCTTTAAGGGCGCCATGAAGCTGAGCATCGAGGGCCAGCCTTCGCGCCCCTTCAGCATCGAAATCCCCCGCCCTTGGCTGGACCACACCTACACCAAGGACGCGCAGGCGGGCGAAGCCTTCAAGCAGCTCTCACGGCTCAAGTACGGGAGGGCGAGAGAATTCGTCGACAGGGAGATCCTGAGAAGGATAGGGGGGTGATACAATGGAAAAATGCAACAGCTCTCCGTCATCGTTTTTCGTACTACCGAAGGGAAGATCCTCCTCCAATTCCGTGACAGTGCGGCGCCCACGTCGCCGCTCGGATGGAGTTTCTTCGGCGGCATGGCGGAAGGCGAAGAAACCCCTGCCCAAGCCGTGATACGTGAAGTGAAGGAGGAACTGGAGAAAGAATTGTCCCCCGGGGACTTCCGCCTCATCGTCGAACGCGTATGGGACGACGAGAGCTCCGGGCAAAAGATCAACGTCCATCTCTACGAGGGGCTCCAACCCATGCAATGGGGTGATTTCGTCGTCCACGAAGGCGCGGGAGCGGCGTTCCTTACGAAGGACGAGATCGAACAACTGCCCGGCGTCTCGCTCCTGGCGAAGACATGGGTGAGGGATTATTGCTGAACGGCTTTCTTCCGTTGCGAGCGCGGACAGGGAGCGGGCCTCTCAGGCCGCCTTCCCCAACGGGAAAGGGAACGGGAATTGATCTTCATTTTTCCTGAACTCCTCCTCCAGCTGCTCGTGCGCGCGCAGGGAGAGTTCCGCGAGGTGCGCCGCGGACTGCGCCGTGGGATGGAGCAGGTGGGAACCGCAGGCGGACCACGCTTCGCGCGACGAGAGGTGGGATCCGTCATCGCTGGGCAGACGCCCGCCGTCCTTGCCGTAGAGCCCGAACCGCATCTTCATGCCGTACTGCCACTCGAAGTTGTCGGTGAGCGTCCAGAGCAGGGCGCCGGTGACGGGGACGTCCCCGTTCGCCGCCCGGATGATGGATGCCACGGAATCGAGGATCCACGCCGGACGCTTGCGGTCGGTGCGGTCGGCGAAGCCGAACTCGGAAATCCACAGTGGCATCCCCGGAAACATATGGGAGGCGCGCCGGAGGATATCCTCCAAGCCCCGGGGGTAGACCTCCGTATCGGGGAAATCGCTCCACGTGTGCGGGTTCAAGCCGCGAAGGGTGAGGAACGGCCAGTGCAAGCGGAAGTTCAAGCGGCTGCGGCAATAGTACTGGAGACCGACGAAATCGCTCGCCACCCCCCACTGCATCCGCTCCACCAGTCCCCACCCCGCGAAGTCATTGAGGAAGGGGACCATGGACCCCGCCACGTTGTGGGTCATCCCCACGTGCACCGTCCGCTCATCGGGGAAACCCGCTGCGCGCGCGGCTTCGTGGAGGGCCTCGTAGGCGATGCGATGCATGGCCTTCAGTTTCCCCTCCAGCTTCAAGGCCTTGAGGAAGCGGTGACGCCGGTAGGGCGGAAAATCGCCCACGACGTAGGGCGTCACCGTCATGCAGACGGGTTCATTGAGGGTGATGAAATGGGTGACGAGCGGCAGTTCGCTCCAGAGCGCCGTATCCACGCCCGGTTCCCCCGCCAGCGCTTCGCGTATGGCGACGCGGTCGAAGAGGGAGGCGGCGACGTTCTGCACGTAGAAGCGGAAGTGCGCCACGATGTCCGGGTGCTCCAGAGCGCCGCGGCGCATGCCGCCGCGGGAGTCGTACGCCGCGAAGCGCTTGGGGTACGTCCAGTGGTGGAGCGTGACGATGGGTGTGAGCCCCAATATGCGGCAGCGGACGATGGTGCGGATGGAGCGCGCCATCACGTCCGGGAGGAACAATCCCGGCTCGGGGCAGAGTTCCGCAAAGTCCAGGGAGATGCGGATGGCGTTCCCCCCCAGCTCCGCCGCGGCATCCAGGATCTTCCGCTCGTGGAGGTACGAGGACGGCAGCTCTTCGCGCATCACGGGCACTTGGATCCCCGTCTCCTCCCCGCGCAATGCGCGCTTGACCTCCTCGCCCCACTCGCTCTGGTCATGCGACGGGTTCATCTGCCAATCGCTCGTTGCGGTGCCCACGAACCTCAGAGGACGCTGCAGGAGGAAGGATGATCCCGACGCCTGATTTTTGTGATCTGTTTGCGACATTCGTCTAATACATATTATATCACTGATTTCTTTACCTGTCTATCTCCTGCCTATCGCTCTCCTTCACTTCTTCGCCACGCTGTTCACCGGCACCGCGTGCACCAGGTAGCGCTCTTTGATGCTGTCCGGCGGCCAGCAGGTGTAGAGAATGAGCTCTTCGCCCTGGCCGGAGAAGTACTGCAGATCGTTCACCGGGACGGAATGCTTGTAGGTCACCTCATACACGTGCATCACCCCTTGATGCGTCACGTACACGCGGTCGCCCTTGTTGAGCTTGTTGATCTGGCGGAAGGCTTTGGTGAACTTGGAGACGTCCCAGGAGTATCCGCTGGAGTGCCCGTAGATCATGATCTTCCCCTCGCCGCCCGGATAACTGAAGAGGTGCCCCACGCCGTTCGCCAGCACGGCGAGGAGGCCTTTCTGCGTGGTGGGGTCGGCGGGGTGCGTGATGGAGAGGTCGTTGATCTCGAGCGTGGGGATGGTGATGGCGAAAGGCTTGGCCGAAAGCGACACGGTTTCCGCCCGCGGCACGGGCTGCGCCACGGACGTGTTGGGGGGGCGGGGAAGCGACGGGACGGTGACCACGGCTGCGACGGGAGGAGGGGTGATGGTGGCGACGGAGGGCTGGCGGATCACCGGTGATGCCGGGGCGGGGACGGCGGCAACGCGTGGGGAAGCGGGCGACGTCCAAACCGGTTCCGTGAAGGCCGTGAGCTTGCGTGTGGTGACCTCATCCTGACGGTACGCCATGTCGATGAACTGCCCACGCGTGAGCGCCGAACCCAGACGAAGCTTCTCGGACGAAGCAACCACATTGCGGGAGAACGCCTTGGCCACCGCATTGGCGTACCAAGCCTTGCCCCCAAAGGGAGCCTCTTCGGGGCCGGCGTTAAGCCGGGGCGTGTCCTCCCCGTACGCACGCTGAAGCATGACGATGCCCTCCTCGGCACGCACGGTGGCCGTGGGGCGGAAGGAACGGTCGGGGTACCCGGTGATGATGCCCGCCTCGAAGGCCGCCTCCACGTAGGGAGCGTACCACGCATGCTGGTCGAGGTCGGGGAAGAGCGGGAGGGGCGGCAGGTTGTTTGCGAACCACTGCGCGCGGTTCTTCAAGTGCGGCCTCAAGGCGACGATCACCTTCAGCGCTTCCACCCGTGTGATGCGGTCGTACGGCCGTCCCGTGTTCCCCAGGGCACCTTTCTCCTGCAGGGCGGCATACGCCTGCGCGTAGCGCGTCCCCTGCGTGTCACCCGGCGCGGCCGCAGAAACGGTTGCCTGCCCAATCCAAGAGAGCGCGAGTATGGCGATGAGGAGGGCTGCGGGGTGATTCTTCATGAGCGACAAATACTTACACATAATTCACTAACTGTCAATGTTCGCTTCCCAGGCCTCCTCTACGCTATTCTCCACCCACGATGCCATTAAGGATTGGAATAGTCGGCCTGCCCAAT
This region includes:
- a CDS encoding NUDIX domain-containing protein; translated protein: MQQLSVIVFRTTEGKILLQFRDSAAPTSPLGWSFFGGMAEGEETPAQAVIREVKEELEKELSPGDFRLIVERVWDDESSGQKINVHLYEGLQPMQWGDFVVHEGAGAAFLTKDEIEQLPGVSLLAKTWVRDYC
- a CDS encoding family 1 glycosylhydrolase; translated protein: MSQTDHKNQASGSSFLLQRPLRFVGTATSDWQMNPSHDQSEWGEEVKRALRGEETGIQVPVMREELPSSYLHERKILDAAAELGGNAIRISLDFAELCPEPGLFLPDVMARSIRTIVRCRILGLTPIVTLHHWTYPKRFAAYDSRGGMRRGALEHPDIVAHFRFYVQNVAASLFDRVAIREALAGEPGVDTALWSELPLVTHFITLNEPVCMTVTPYVVGDFPPYRRHRFLKALKLEGKLKAMHRIAYEALHEAARAAGFPDERTVHVGMTHNVAGSMVPFLNDFAGWGLVERMQWGVASDFVGLQYYCRSRLNFRLHWPFLTLRGLNPHTWSDFPDTEVYPRGLEDILRRASHMFPGMPLWISEFGFADRTDRKRPAWILDSVASIIRAANGDVPVTGALLWTLTDNFEWQYGMKMRFGLYGKDGGRLPSDDGSHLSSREAWSACGSHLLHPTAQSAAHLAELSLRAHEQLEEEFRKNEDQFPFPFPLGKAA
- a CDS encoding sortase translates to MKNHPAALLIAILALSWIGQATVSAAAPGDTQGTRYAQAYAALQEKGALGNTGRPYDRITRVEALKVIVALRPHLKNRAQWFANNLPPLPLFPDLDQHAWYAPYVEAAFEAGIITGYPDRSFRPTATVRAEEGIVMLQRAYGEDTPRLNAGPEEAPFGGKAWYANAVAKAFSRNVVASSEKLRLGSALTRGQFIDMAYRQDEVTTRKLTAFTEPVWTSPASPRVAAVPAPASPVIRQPSVATITPPPVAAVVTVPSLPRPPNTSVAQPVPRAETVSLSAKPFAITIPTLEINDLSITHPADPTTQKGLLAVLANGVGHLFSYPGGEGKIMIYGHSSGYSWDVSKFTKAFRQINKLNKGDRVYVTHQGVMHVYEVTYKHSVPVNDLQYFSGQGEELILYTCWPPDSIKERYLVHAVPVNSVAKK